One Hippoglossus hippoglossus isolate fHipHip1 chromosome 5, fHipHip1.pri, whole genome shotgun sequence genomic window carries:
- the b4galnt1b gene encoding beta-1,4 N-acetylgalactosaminyltransferase 1 gives MRSLKKTVLLAILASIVLVLALLHSWPTRAYNTVDVWQRPGLEERLPEPDHRLGNIPFRVRDSVASLLARNGCLCEGESGGVNLPFAQFLFPRVSAHPLHTAFEASELEEIKRRRAKEYKSFQKRSQTPVDVLFVAEANNPLQYPTQGVEVRPLKTIIIPGLALHDIPRDHHLINITATLGTLNMAAEVDGVKVKGDGEMHMTLSSSLLPNLNRQLQFVTYTNTLFHPSTADTVQFETEGHQAVFSIIIRHGVTPKLYNTGSKGDYNVSALVTIATKTFLRYDKLQDLIDSIRKYYPTVTIVIADDSENPQTISGPYIEHYIMPFGKGWFAGRNLAVSQVTTKYVLWVDDDFIFTANTKLEKMVDVLEKTTLDLVGGAVREATGYTATYRQTISIEPGEEDGDCLHLRRGFHHVIQGFPNCVVTDGVINFFLARTDKVQQVGFDPRLARVAHLEFFIDGLGSLHVGSCDDVIVNHATKIKLPWVSQSESDKTYAKFRYPPASSDATHTKNGLLFFKNRFQCLTHN, from the exons ATGAGGTCCCTGAAGAAGACGGTGCTGCTTGCCATCCTGGCGTCCATAGTGCTGGTACTGGCCCTCCTTCATTCGTGGCCCACCCGGGCCTACAACACTGTGGATGTGTGGCAGCGACCAGGCCTGGAGGAGAGGCTCCCAGAACCAGACCACCGATTAGGCAACATCCCATTTCGTGTTAGGGATAGTGTGGCAAG TTTGTTGGCACGCAACGGGTGCCTATGTGAGGGTGAGAGTGGAGGAGTGAACCTGCCCTTCGCCCAATTCTTATTCCCGCGGGTGTCGGCTCACCCGCTGCACACTGCCTTTGAGGCCTCTGAGCtggaggaaataaagaggaGACGGGCCAAAGAGTACAAGAGTTTCCAGAAGAG GTCACAGACACCTGTAGATGTTCTCTTTGTAGCAGAGGCCAACAATCCCTTACAGTATCCAACACAGGGGGTGGAGGTCCGGCCCCTGAAAACAATCATCATCCCAG GCTTGGCCTTACACGATATTCCCAGAGACCATCACTTG ATAAACATCACTGCCACACTGGGAACGCTGAACATGGCAGCAGAGGTAGATGGGGTGAAAGTCAAAGGTGACGGCGAGATGCACATGACTCTGTCGAGCAGCCTCCTGCCGAACCTGAACCGacagctgcagtttgtcacCTACACAAACACTCTGTTTCACCCCAGCACGGCCGACACAG TGCAGTTTGAGACCGAGGGTcatcaagctgttttcagtatCATCATCCGTCACGGTGTCACGCCTAAACTGTACAACACTGGATCCAAAGGAG ACTACAATGTCAGCGCCCTCGTTACCATAGCTACGAAGACATTCCTGCGTTATGATAAGCTTCAAGATCTTATCGACAGCATCAGAAAATATTATCCTACTGTCACCATAGTAATTGCTGATGACAGCGAAAATCCCCAAACCATCTCTGGGCCTTACATCGAGCATTACATCATGCCTTTTGGAAAG GGTTGGTTCGCGGGACGGAACCTGGCCGTTTCCCAGGTGACCACAAAGTACGTGCTGTGGGTGGATGACGACTTCATCTTCACGGCCAACACCAAGCTGGAGAAGATGGTGGATGTTTTAGAGAAGACCACGCTGGATctg gtGGGTGGTGCAGTGCGGGAAGCCACAGGGTATACTGCCACCTACAGACAGACCATCTCCATCGAGCCAGGGGAGGAGGATGGTGACTGTTTACACTTGAGGAGAGGATTTCATCACGTCATCCAAGGCTTCCCCAACTGTGTCGTCACTGACGGCGTCATCAACTTCTTTCTGGCTCGCACCGACAAAGTCCAGCAGGTCGGATTTGACCCGCGGCTCGCCAGAGTAGCTCACCTTG agtttttcaTCGACGGCCTGGGATCCCTCCATGTGGGCTCTTGTGACGACGTCATTGTAAATCACGCAACCAAAATCAAACTGCCCTGGGTCAGCCAGTCGGAGAGCGACAAGACTTACGCCAAGTTCCGTTACCCGCCGG